A region from the Tsuneonella mangrovi genome encodes:
- the mtgA gene encoding monofunctional biosynthetic peptidoglycan transglycosylase, which translates to MTRILRITAKAIVAFIAISVIWVLIYRFVPVPVTATMLADPHGITKDWEPLSNIDRSMVDAAIAGEDSKFCSHNGFDTDAIEKAIAHNERVDKRGRGHIRGGSTISQQTAKNVFLWQGGGYFRKGLEAWFTFLIEHLWGKRRIMEVYLNVAETGIGTYGVQAGAQRYFGHSAARLSAIEAARIAAVLPLPAKREAVDPSGFVRRHGNTLARRLGVVRRDALDACIYD; encoded by the coding sequence ATGACCCGCATCCTCAGGATCACCGCCAAGGCAATCGTGGCGTTCATCGCCATCAGCGTCATCTGGGTCTTGATCTACCGGTTCGTGCCGGTGCCGGTGACCGCGACGATGCTGGCCGACCCGCACGGAATCACCAAGGACTGGGAACCGCTCTCCAACATCGACCGCAGCATGGTCGATGCCGCGATCGCAGGGGAAGACAGCAAGTTTTGCAGCCACAACGGGTTCGACACCGATGCGATCGAGAAGGCCATCGCGCACAACGAGCGGGTCGACAAGCGCGGACGCGGCCATATTCGCGGCGGCTCCACCATCAGCCAACAGACCGCCAAGAACGTGTTCCTGTGGCAGGGTGGCGGTTATTTCCGGAAGGGCCTCGAAGCCTGGTTCACATTCCTGATCGAGCACCTTTGGGGCAAGCGGCGGATCATGGAAGTCTATCTCAACGTCGCCGAGACCGGGATCGGCACGTATGGCGTGCAAGCAGGAGCACAGCGTTACTTCGGGCATTCGGCGGCGCGGTTGAGCGCGATCGAAGCGGCGCGCATCGCCGCTGTGCTGCCACTCCCGGCAAAGCGCGAAGCGGTCGATCCAAGCGGGTTCGTGCGACGTCACGGCAACACCCTCGCCCGCCGTTTGGGCGTTGTCCGGCGCGACGCGCTCGACGCTTGTATCTACGATTGA
- a CDS encoding DUF4242 domain-containing protein → MPQFVIEREMPGAGSLSPQDLQGASQQSCSVLRDLGPEIQWVHSYVTDDKIYCVYRAPSADLIQQHADTAGFPANSISEVRTIIDPTTAE, encoded by the coding sequence ATGCCTCAGTTCGTTATCGAACGCGAAATGCCCGGTGCGGGGTCGCTCTCGCCGCAGGATCTGCAGGGTGCGTCGCAGCAATCGTGCTCGGTCCTTCGCGACCTCGGACCGGAGATCCAGTGGGTCCATTCGTATGTGACCGACGACAAGATCTACTGCGTCTATCGTGCGCCGAGTGCCGACCTGATCCAGCAACACGCCGATACCGCAGGGTTCCCGGCCAACTCGATCTCGGAAGTGCGCACGATCATCGATCCGACTACCGCCGAATAG
- a CDS encoding MFS transporter gives MARGRPVLSVHIEADAPADPIHTGGGASVSPWVFAPLFAPFGISSGYVTVTLGFLLSRAGLSTALIATLIALSVWPQTVKMLWAPFVDTIGNPKVWYAVGTFTVGLSILAMSVLPKTQAEVPLYIALIVGSSVTSTFVSMATEIFMVNFVPPETRGRASGWSQAGNLGGAGIGGGIGLLVAENFTQPWVSGALLAAICIACWGATLLLPKLERTASAARNYFAELKEVAVNVWGVAKSRPGYLALIIMLLPIGSGGVPWSAIAGEWNAGANTVALVNGVSGGIASIVGAMAAGFICDRMDLKRAYSMYGIFVGLVAVAMIALPRTPLVFTVGVLAYSAMVGMAYTGYAAIVLEAIGKKSAATNWNLMAALSNIPIAMMSMIDGQIHDSFGTNAMLAGELAFPAIALVLFWTFVGATRPKRAAA, from the coding sequence ATCGCTCGCGGGAGACCGGTTCTGTCCGTCCACATCGAAGCCGACGCACCAGCCGATCCGATTCACACGGGAGGGGGCGCCAGCGTTTCTCCGTGGGTATTCGCCCCGCTATTCGCTCCGTTCGGGATATCGAGCGGCTATGTCACCGTCACGTTGGGCTTCCTGCTTTCCCGCGCAGGGCTTTCGACCGCGCTGATCGCGACACTGATCGCGCTGTCGGTCTGGCCGCAGACGGTCAAGATGCTGTGGGCGCCGTTCGTCGACACGATCGGCAATCCCAAGGTGTGGTACGCCGTCGGCACGTTCACCGTGGGTCTCAGCATCCTGGCGATGAGCGTCCTTCCCAAGACGCAGGCCGAGGTGCCGCTGTATATCGCACTGATCGTCGGATCGTCGGTCACGTCGACCTTCGTTTCGATGGCGACCGAGATCTTCATGGTCAACTTCGTGCCCCCCGAAACGCGCGGAAGGGCGAGCGGCTGGTCGCAAGCCGGCAACCTCGGCGGTGCCGGGATCGGCGGCGGGATCGGTCTTCTGGTGGCGGAAAACTTCACCCAGCCGTGGGTCTCCGGCGCACTGCTGGCCGCTATCTGCATCGCCTGCTGGGGTGCAACGCTGCTGCTGCCCAAGCTTGAACGAACCGCAAGCGCTGCGCGCAATTACTTTGCCGAGCTCAAGGAAGTGGCAGTCAATGTCTGGGGTGTCGCCAAGTCGCGGCCGGGATACCTCGCGTTGATCATCATGCTGCTGCCGATCGGCTCTGGCGGCGTGCCGTGGTCTGCGATCGCCGGCGAGTGGAACGCCGGGGCAAACACCGTCGCGCTGGTCAACGGCGTATCGGGCGGCATCGCTTCGATCGTCGGGGCTATGGCGGCGGGGTTCATCTGCGACCGGATGGACCTGAAACGCGCCTATTCGATGTATGGTATCTTTGTAGGGTTGGTGGCGGTCGCGATGATCGCCCTGCCCCGCACACCGCTGGTCTTCACCGTCGGTGTACTCGCCTATTCGGCGATGGTCGGGATGGCCTACACCGGCTACGCCGCGATCGTGCTAGAGGCGATCGGCAAGAAGTCGGCCGCGACCAACTGGAACCTGATGGCGGCACTTTCGAACATCCCGATCGCGATGATGTCGATGATCGACGGGCAGATCCACGACAGCTTCGGCACCAACGCGATGCTGGCCGGCGAACTGGCATTCCCGGCGATCGCGCTGGTTCTTTTCTGGACGTTCGTAGGGGCCACGCGCCCGAAACGCGCAGCCGCCTAG
- the rpoH gene encoding RNA polymerase sigma factor RpoH, translated as MSKTKPLTVPALGGEQSLNRYLSEIKKYPILTAEQEYMLAKRYEEHQDPEAAAQLVTSHLRLVAKIAMGYRGYGLPVSDLISEGNVGLMQGVKKFEPDRGFRLATYAMWWIKASIQEYILRSWSLVKMGTTAAQKKLFFNLRRMKKNLDAYEDSDLHPDDVTKIATDLGVPEQEVVNMNRRMMMGGDGSLNVAMRNGEEGSGEWLDWLADERPLQDETTAEAEEAHVRHEMLVEAMDSLNDREKHILTERRLTDNPQTLEELSQVYDVSRERIRQIEVRAFEKLQKAMQRIATERLLPAPMAAA; from the coding sequence GTGAGCAAGACCAAACCATTGACGGTCCCGGCACTGGGCGGTGAGCAGAGCCTCAATCGCTATCTCTCCGAGATCAAGAAATATCCGATCCTCACCGCCGAGCAGGAATACATGCTCGCCAAGCGGTACGAGGAGCACCAGGATCCCGAAGCTGCTGCGCAGCTTGTGACCTCGCACCTGCGGCTCGTGGCGAAGATCGCAATGGGCTATCGCGGTTATGGCCTGCCGGTGAGCGACCTCATTTCCGAAGGCAACGTGGGCCTGATGCAGGGCGTGAAGAAGTTCGAGCCCGATCGCGGTTTCCGCCTCGCGACTTACGCGATGTGGTGGATCAAGGCGAGCATCCAGGAATACATCCTGCGCAGCTGGAGCCTCGTGAAGATGGGCACCACCGCTGCACAGAAGAAGCTGTTCTTCAACCTGCGCCGGATGAAGAAGAACCTCGACGCTTACGAGGACAGCGACCTGCATCCCGACGACGTGACGAAGATCGCGACCGATCTCGGCGTGCCCGAGCAGGAAGTGGTCAATATGAACCGGCGGATGATGATGGGCGGCGACGGTTCGCTCAACGTCGCGATGCGTAATGGCGAGGAAGGTTCGGGCGAATGGCTCGACTGGCTGGCCGACGAGCGCCCGCTGCAGGACGAGACCACCGCAGAGGCCGAGGAAGCCCACGTCCGCCACGAAATGCTGGTGGAAGCTATGGACAGCCTCAACGACCGCGAGAAGCACATCCTCACCGAACGGCGCCTGACGGACAACCCGCAGACGCTGGAGGAATTGAGCCAGGTCTACGACGTCAGCCGCGAGCGCATTCGCCAGATCGAAGTGCGCGCGTTCGAGAAGTTGCAGAAGGCGATGCAGCGCATCGCTACCGAGCGACTGCTGCCGGCGCCGATGGCCGCCGCCTAG
- a CDS encoding RluA family pseudouridine synthase, protein MGDANSISGKTASAGRLDKVLAESSGLSRERVKALIADGAVVVDGQPAASASAKVPAGANFSIAVPPPAPLAAQPQDIPLDIVFEDEHLVVVNKAAGMVVHPAAGNPDGTLVNALLHHCAGQLSGIGGVARPGIVHRIDKETSGLLVVAKSDIAHEGLAKQFADHSIERRYLAVAGGHPNPAEGTISGRLGRSDTNRKKMSVLPKESSRGKHAITHYKTLKKMNNSALIECKLETGRTHQVRVHLASIGHALLGDPVYGRTPTQIRPVLKKLGFQRQALHAANLGFIHPVSSNRIAFEAELPADMQELIDELGR, encoded by the coding sequence ATGGGGGACGCGAATTCCATCTCCGGCAAAACCGCCTCGGCTGGCCGGCTAGATAAGGTGCTGGCCGAATCGAGCGGGCTTTCGCGCGAGCGGGTTAAGGCGCTTATCGCCGACGGCGCAGTTGTGGTCGATGGGCAGCCGGCAGCCAGCGCCTCGGCCAAGGTCCCAGCAGGCGCAAATTTCTCGATCGCGGTTCCTCCGCCCGCCCCGCTCGCTGCGCAGCCGCAGGATATCCCGCTCGATATCGTATTCGAAGACGAACACCTCGTGGTGGTCAACAAAGCTGCCGGGATGGTGGTCCACCCCGCGGCTGGCAATCCCGACGGGACGCTGGTGAATGCGCTGCTGCACCACTGTGCGGGGCAACTTTCGGGCATCGGCGGGGTCGCGCGGCCGGGAATCGTCCACAGAATCGACAAGGAGACCTCGGGCCTACTGGTTGTCGCCAAGAGCGACATCGCCCACGAAGGACTGGCAAAGCAGTTCGCCGATCATTCGATCGAACGGCGTTATCTTGCGGTCGCCGGGGGTCACCCGAACCCCGCCGAAGGCACGATTTCCGGGCGGCTCGGCCGATCGGACACCAATCGCAAGAAAATGTCCGTGCTCCCAAAGGAATCCTCGCGCGGGAAGCACGCGATAACGCACTATAAAACATTGAAAAAAATGAATAATAGCGCCCTGATCGAATGCAAGCTCGAAACCGGGCGTACACACCAGGTGCGGGTTCACCTTGCGTCAATCGGCCATGCGCTATTGGGGGATCCTGTATATGGCCGGACACCAACGCAGATTCGCCCTGTTCTCAAGAAGTTGGGCTTCCAGCGCCAGGCACTCCACGCGGCGAATCTGGGATTTATCCACCCGGTCAGCAGTAACCGGATCGCGTTCGAGGCCGAATTACCGGCCGATATGCAGGAACTGATCGACGAACTCGGTCGTTAA
- a CDS encoding Mov34/MPN/PAD-1 family protein: protein MQVELSSALIESLLAKAAAAHPRECCGLLLGEGERIKQVVPAPNVHPHPERHFEIDPQALIDAHRAERTGGAKVIGYYHSHPSGPPEPSATDSAMAAHDGRVWAIVGEGRVGWWRDEPDGFEPIDFRNAD from the coding sequence ATGCAGGTGGAACTCTCAAGTGCACTGATCGAAAGCTTGCTGGCCAAAGCCGCCGCGGCGCATCCGCGCGAATGCTGCGGGCTGCTGCTGGGTGAGGGCGAGCGGATCAAGCAGGTGGTGCCTGCCCCCAATGTCCACCCACATCCGGAAAGACATTTCGAGATCGATCCGCAGGCGCTGATCGATGCGCATCGCGCCGAACGCACAGGCGGCGCGAAGGTGATCGGATATTACCACTCGCATCCTTCGGGCCCGCCCGAGCCGTCTGCCACCGATAGCGCGATGGCGGCGCACGACGGGCGGGTGTGGGCGATCGTGGGCGAGGGGCGGGTCGGGTGGTGGCGCGACGAGCCGGATGGTTTCGAACCGATCGACTTTCGCAACGCCGACTGA
- the purU gene encoding formyltetrahydrofolate deformylase, with product MSNPHAESSHILALSCRDKVGIVAAVTAHLAGIDGFILDSQQYADLALGRFFMRVEFSGAGAAFPGSIEDLRSGFAPVAKQYDMAWELVPAADKPRLLIAVSRGSHCLNDLLHRWRTGNLPVEIVGVVSNHPDLRDLTEWHGIAFHHLPIGPEGREAQEAQVLSLFRECKADYLVLARYMQVLSPATVDQLAGRCINIHHSFLPSFKGAKPYHQAHRQGVKLIGATAHFVTSDLDEGPIIEQDVERVDHRATERDLVRIGRDIEARVLARAVSWTAERRVFLNGVRTVVFR from the coding sequence ATGAGCAATCCGCACGCTGAATCCTCGCACATCCTCGCGCTGTCGTGCCGCGACAAGGTAGGCATCGTTGCCGCCGTGACCGCGCACCTGGCGGGCATCGACGGTTTCATCCTCGACAGCCAGCAATATGCCGACCTGGCGCTTGGCCGGTTCTTCATGCGGGTCGAATTTTCCGGTGCAGGCGCTGCTTTCCCCGGATCGATCGAAGACCTGCGCAGTGGCTTTGCACCGGTCGCGAAGCAATATGACATGGCGTGGGAGCTTGTCCCGGCGGCGGACAAACCGCGGCTGCTGATCGCGGTTTCGAGGGGCAGCCATTGCCTCAACGACCTGCTGCACCGCTGGCGCACCGGCAACCTGCCGGTCGAGATCGTCGGCGTGGTGTCGAACCATCCCGACCTGCGCGACCTTACCGAATGGCACGGTATTGCCTTCCACCACCTGCCGATCGGCCCGGAAGGTAGAGAAGCGCAAGAGGCGCAGGTCCTGTCGCTCTTCCGCGAATGCAAGGCGGATTACCTCGTGCTCGCCCGTTACATGCAGGTGCTGTCGCCCGCCACGGTCGACCAGCTCGCAGGCAGGTGCATCAACATCCACCACAGCTTCCTGCCCAGCTTCAAAGGCGCCAAGCCGTATCACCAGGCGCACCGGCAGGGGGTAAAGCTGATCGGCGCGACCGCGCACTTCGTCACCAGCGACCTCGACGAAGGTCCGATTATCGAACAGGATGTCGAAAGGGTCGATCACCGCGCGACCGAACGCGATCTCGTGCGGATCGGCCGCGATATCGAAGCCCGCGTGCTCGCACGTGCGGTCAGCTGGACTGCGGAGCGACGGGTATTCCTTAATGGCGTGCGGACGGTCGTGTTCCGCTAA
- a CDS encoding histidine phosphotransferase family protein, which translates to MNDTDALDLASLLCSRLCHDLLSPVGALTNGLELLADEKDPEMRQRCLELLEQSAKTSADKLKFFRLAFGAAGGFGESVPVDEAKAVIDALVSGGKAIEVRWALAEKEMPKGAVKVLLNFAQIGIDALVRGGTLDIGAESRDGASEIVVRAAGQRVAFDEAIGKALSGELDGGEITSRTAAAHMLALLADKAGGGLQYALHDDALVLGAVLPEG; encoded by the coding sequence ATGAACGATACTGATGCTCTCGACCTTGCCAGCTTGCTTTGTTCACGCCTGTGTCATGACCTGCTTTCGCCGGTCGGGGCGCTGACCAACGGGCTCGAGCTGCTGGCCGACGAGAAAGATCCCGAGATGCGCCAGCGCTGCCTCGAACTGCTCGAGCAGAGCGCGAAGACCAGCGCGGACAAGCTCAAGTTCTTCCGTCTGGCGTTCGGCGCTGCCGGGGGGTTCGGCGAATCGGTCCCGGTCGATGAAGCGAAGGCAGTGATCGATGCGCTGGTGAGCGGCGGCAAGGCGATCGAGGTCCGCTGGGCGCTGGCCGAAAAGGAAATGCCAAAAGGCGCGGTGAAGGTGCTGCTCAATTTCGCGCAGATCGGGATCGATGCGCTGGTGCGCGGAGGAACGCTCGATATCGGGGCGGAAAGTCGCGATGGCGCGAGCGAAATCGTCGTGCGCGCGGCCGGCCAGCGGGTCGCGTTCGACGAAGCGATCGGCAAGGCGTTGTCGGGAGAGCTCGATGGCGGCGAGATCACCAGCCGCACTGCCGCGGCGCATATGCTCGCGCTGCTTGCCGACAAGGCCGGGGGTGGTTTGCAGTACGCACTGCACGACGACGCGCTGGTGCTCGGGGCGGTCCTGCCGGAAGGCTGA
- a CDS encoding N-acetylmuramoyl-L-alanine amidase — protein MADELVHREEPSPNRNPRKAPISMVVLHYTEMESADAAMARLCDPAAEVSAHYLISEAGEVTRLVPEAERAWHAGLSYWRGVRDVNSASVGIELDHPGHGLGYRDFSDAQIDALIPLLARITGTYDIPRANVVGHSDVAPARKTDPGELFPWDRLAEYGLCLPRPAKLETGDPFDNDAAFYLALERFGYDITDGHKAVEAFQRRWRPERIDGIVDGQLRAILFQLLLDRDRGLAR, from the coding sequence ATGGCCGACGAGCTGGTCCATCGCGAAGAGCCTTCGCCTAACCGCAATCCGCGCAAGGCTCCGATCTCGATGGTCGTGCTGCATTATACCGAGATGGAAAGCGCCGACGCAGCGATGGCGCGGCTATGCGATCCGGCTGCCGAGGTCAGCGCACATTACCTGATCAGCGAAGCGGGCGAAGTGACCCGGCTGGTCCCCGAAGCCGAGCGCGCGTGGCACGCCGGACTTTCCTACTGGCGCGGAGTGCGCGACGTGAATTCCGCGAGCGTCGGCATCGAGCTCGACCATCCGGGGCATGGGCTGGGCTATCGCGACTTCAGCGATGCGCAGATCGATGCGCTGATCCCGCTGCTGGCGCGGATAACCGGGACATACGATATCCCGCGCGCCAATGTCGTCGGCCATTCGGACGTTGCCCCGGCGCGCAAGACCGATCCGGGCGAACTGTTCCCGTGGGATCGCCTCGCCGAATACGGACTTTGCCTGCCGCGCCCCGCAAAGCTCGAAACCGGCGATCCATTCGACAACGATGCCGCGTTCTACCTCGCGCTCGAGCGGTTCGGGTACGACATCACCGATGGGCACAAGGCGGTCGAGGCGTTCCAGCGCCGCTGGCGGCCCGAGCGGATCGACGGGATCGTCGATGGCCAGCTCCGCGCGATCCTGTTCCAGTTGTTGCTTGATCGCGATCGCGGGCTGGCCCGGTAG
- a CDS encoding carboxymuconolactone decarboxylase family protein: MSHTEFKDWPAMAANLIPAIKELHKGAPGVMKAFREMGAAAHEGGALDAKTKELMALAIAVATRCDPCITYHVEGARKHGANRAEIAETMGMAVYMGAGPSAMYAAQALEAYDQYADKAAG; this comes from the coding sequence ATGTCGCATACCGAATTCAAGGATTGGCCCGCGATGGCCGCTAACCTGATCCCCGCGATCAAGGAGCTGCACAAGGGTGCACCGGGGGTGATGAAGGCGTTCCGCGAAATGGGGGCTGCAGCCCACGAAGGCGGTGCTCTCGACGCCAAGACGAAGGAACTGATGGCGCTGGCGATCGCGGTTGCGACCCGCTGCGACCCGTGCATCACCTATCACGTCGAGGGCGCACGCAAGCACGGCGCGAACCGGGCCGAGATCGCCGAAACGATGGGGATGGCGGTCTACATGGGGGCCGGCCCCAGCGCGATGTATGCAGCGCAAGCGCTGGAGGCATACGACCAGTATGCCGACAAGGCCGCTGGCTGA
- a CDS encoding metallophosphoesterase family protein, whose amino-acid sequence MARVPAGERYYAIGDVHGELALFDALLEAIAADDAAREPAHSQVVLLGDLVDRGPDSAGVVARARKLQAERKTTILAGNHEEMFLAAFEDTGMLRHFLRHGGRDTVLSYGVERSTYDEATLDELQAIMNQVVPAEDRAFLESFQDYHIAGDYLFVHAGVAPNVPLEEQQRHHLLWIREQFIEYDAPHEHVVVHGHTISPDVDARSNRIGVDTGAYRYGRLTALVLEGENRHTIQAVAGDDGAITIETAALA is encoded by the coding sequence TTGGCGCGGGTACCGGCGGGCGAGCGCTATTATGCGATCGGCGATGTCCACGGCGAACTGGCGCTGTTCGACGCACTGCTTGAGGCGATTGCTGCCGACGATGCGGCGCGCGAGCCGGCGCACTCCCAGGTCGTGCTGCTCGGCGACCTGGTCGACCGCGGCCCGGACAGCGCCGGAGTCGTTGCGCGAGCACGCAAGCTCCAGGCCGAGCGCAAGACGACCATTCTCGCGGGCAACCACGAGGAGATGTTCCTCGCTGCGTTCGAGGATACCGGGATGCTCCGCCATTTCCTGCGACACGGCGGGCGCGACACGGTGCTGAGCTACGGGGTCGAACGATCGACTTACGACGAAGCGACGCTGGACGAACTGCAAGCAATCATGAACCAAGTGGTCCCGGCAGAAGATCGCGCGTTCCTCGAAAGCTTCCAGGACTACCACATCGCCGGCGACTACCTGTTCGTCCACGCAGGGGTCGCTCCGAACGTGCCGCTCGAAGAGCAGCAACGTCACCACCTGCTGTGGATCCGCGAGCAGTTCATCGAATACGATGCTCCACACGAACACGTCGTCGTTCACGGCCACACGATCAGCCCCGACGTCGATGCGCGCAGCAACCGGATCGGGGTCGACACCGGGGCATACCGCTATGGACGTCTGACCGCGCTCGTTCTCGAAGGCGAGAACCGCCACACGATCCAGGCGGTCGCCGGTGATGACGGGGCGATCACGATCGAGACTGCCGCGCTTGCCTGA
- a CDS encoding TorF family putative porin, with amino-acid sequence MLTSIRGLAAATILSTSAFLATPALANDGGQALVDTTSADAAPQTEASIVPVTVAGNTIDIAALDSTPAVEAPAATSGPIMRTSQPVDEANLAGGSGLTVSGSVTLVTDYRFRGVSLSGGDPAIQGGITITHDSGLYIGTWSSSIAGGAAYGEQELDLFGGWSGGITDGFSLDVGLLYYVYPTNDTGFDVDYWEPYATVSTTLGPVDFSLGVNYAWDQSSLGNDNNFYVHGELGTSIPNTPISLSAHLGYTDGALAADFVSGLSTSRSSWDWSVGASATVLSKLEIGVSYIGVEAPAVKAAGLDNGFTNGTVVGTLGLSF; translated from the coding sequence ATGCTCACGTCCATTCGCGGCCTAGCCGCAGCTACTATTCTTTCCACTTCCGCATTCCTCGCCACGCCCGCCTTGGCGAACGATGGCGGCCAAGCACTGGTCGACACGACGTCGGCTGATGCCGCGCCGCAAACCGAGGCTTCAATCGTCCCGGTGACCGTTGCGGGCAACACGATCGACATCGCAGCGCTCGATTCGACTCCTGCCGTCGAAGCTCCGGCTGCAACCAGCGGCCCGATCATGCGCACCAGCCAACCGGTCGATGAAGCCAACCTCGCCGGTGGCAGCGGCCTGACCGTGTCGGGCAGCGTTACCCTGGTGACCGACTATCGCTTCCGCGGTGTGTCGCTTTCGGGCGGCGATCCGGCGATCCAGGGCGGCATCACCATCACCCATGACAGCGGCCTGTACATCGGCACGTGGTCGTCCTCGATCGCTGGCGGCGCGGCCTACGGCGAGCAGGAGCTCGACCTGTTCGGCGGTTGGAGCGGCGGCATCACCGATGGCTTCAGCCTCGATGTCGGTCTGCTCTACTACGTCTACCCGACTAACGACACCGGGTTCGACGTCGACTACTGGGAGCCTTATGCGACGGTCAGCACCACGCTTGGTCCGGTCGATTTCTCGCTCGGCGTGAACTACGCGTGGGATCAGAGCTCGCTTGGTAACGACAACAACTTCTACGTCCACGGCGAACTGGGAACTTCGATCCCGAACACACCGATCTCGCTCTCGGCGCACCTCGGTTATACCGACGGCGCGCTGGCTGCCGACTTTGTCAGCGGATTGAGCACCAGTCGCAGCTCGTGGGACTGGTCGGTGGGCGCAAGCGCCACCGTCCTCAGCAAGCTCGAAATCGGTGTGTCGTACATTGGCGTCGAAGCGCCGGCGGTGAAAGCCGCAGGTCTCGACAACGGCTTCACCAACGGAACAGTGGTCGGAACTCTCGGCCTCAGTTTCTGA
- a CDS encoding VOC family protein — MVKYLHSMIRVTDPDATVAFFNLIGLQEVRRFEVEAGRFTLIFLAAPGQEGVAEVELTYNWPPEDGSGGEDYDGGRNFGHLAYRVDDIYETCQRLADAGHTIHRPPRDGHMAFVKSPDGISIELLQEGNLPPKEPWASMENTGSW; from the coding sequence ATGGTCAAATACCTGCATTCGATGATTCGCGTGACCGATCCCGACGCGACGGTGGCGTTCTTCAACCTGATCGGCTTGCAGGAAGTGCGCCGGTTCGAGGTCGAGGCCGGGCGTTTTACCCTCATCTTCCTTGCCGCTCCCGGGCAGGAAGGGGTGGCCGAGGTCGAGTTGACCTACAACTGGCCCCCGGAAGACGGGTCGGGCGGCGAAGACTACGATGGTGGGCGCAACTTCGGGCACCTCGCCTACCGCGTCGATGACATTTACGAGACCTGCCAGCGGCTTGCCGATGCAGGCCACACCATTCACCGGCCGCCGCGTGACGGGCACATGGCGTTCGTGAAATCGCCTGACGGCATTTCGATCGAGCTCCTCCAGGAAGGCAACCTGCCGCCGAAGGAGCCATGGGCGAGCATGGAAAACACCGGAAGCTGGTGA